A section of the Ptychodera flava strain L36383 unplaced genomic scaffold, AS_Pfla_20210202 Scaffold_28__1_contigs__length_4768798_pilon, whole genome shotgun sequence genome encodes:
- the LOC139127064 gene encoding uncharacterized protein, translating to MSSKDKASQSTSDNERPAALVVCSYLGWPIFGGVAAAIWQLIYFLHAAGYAIYCTAFKVKNEDQNEFREFDVKVIYPDPPELYRLFKEDISWLHKHELCFPDIGKIQRVKVVFGFSMVTSYPAVAIRDTAFRDASFYLINPYKLDTPLGVLGYDEHQREVWKDLTMRDSKNAKAVFSVGSEIFEYFETYYQCLDTVVNHRSLKLAPADNLFKVKRPSIKPKSGNFQILMFVDDNDIEKLSHDSVVAKAMNHVAESFHNLSQEPPKWIIVSLSKGRENDIKNRLDPHSQLKIVYKSFKASEVITLLQQSHLALVPPSSINSINLSLSIIATGTPLLVPQYSPSHKTVIEYLPYLDQTDLAVDMKSSHTILGNKIIDVVNNYPAFLKRASEMRHKLHVKADEVARDMKVMLAELVCQGQGIEQADQSKVTSVALDNRPEVDDSQADVTPNTSPAILSADLDCQEKPREASARDENNGSNQSQSESHQGSKRRKVKSDGNTQGGKHGHESSNIVNSRGDDNGFPPESKNQFQHRQCHMVVRLGVRDGAPENDKPISEIEADLFRHASTQTNVHDYMDGLTSIHSDIRGQEVREGSLNFIVRCGSSDAADALWDAYSSGRLDRMADKTFLSIPILDDIGARMLSLETFIDYQEYLLCKQDIKETEAATGAPDVTLLSNQREILDRDVKHIKVKAITKQRHNTQRQTEKRRVYTTFIEEGKVLYDTGSKTLDEWLNLKVRSRHSSTIKQLEIRQKLDAQRDELERELALIKEKADAQKQKLGGQIEGVKKEISVMEEQSLTTKEMLSTKLDELTRELSLLEDSDVATRKTVTDQIGDVKKELTSHTDWFNDEMKRLSELQKKLTEDVSLVNERIAKTAEIDELILSLSQINQGIVPKDTVRRLSRQGNGPGEVWRPYGLTINQNEQVVVSDYGDDDDDDEQPGSVKTVTADTAQIISTITFHGLPNIFRPTDVKMSKNNLYYIADHGNKCILVCDAKSRLKQIIDIGDN from the exons ATGTCCTCTAAAGACAAAGCGTCTCAAAGTACAAG CGACAATGAACGCCCAGCTGCATTGGTCGTCTGCTCGTACCTAGGCTGGCCAATCTTTGGTGGTGTGGCTGCTGCTATTTGGCAACTGATTTATTTCTTACACGCTGCAGGATATGCAATTTATTGCACTGCTTTCAAAGTAAAAAACGAAGATCAAAATGAATTTCGCGAATTTGATGTTAAGGTCATTTATCCGGATCCGCCGGAATTATATCGTCTCTTCAAGGAAGATATTAGCTGGCTTCATAAGCACGAGTTATGCTTTCCGGACATAGGCAAAATTCAGAGGGTGAAAGTGGTTTTTGGTTTCAGTATGGTAACATCGTACCCAGCTGTAGCCATTAGAGACACGGCCTTTCGTGATGCGTCGTTCTACCTTATAAACCCGTATAAGCTCGACACTCCTTTAGGTGTCCTTGGATATGATGAACACCAGCGCGAAGTCTGGAAAGATTTAACAATGCGAGATAGTAAGAATGCAAAAGCTGTGTTTTCCGTCGGctctgaaatatttgaatattttgagaCATACTATCAATGTTTGGACACAGTCGTAAATCATCGTTCATTAAAACTTGCGCCAGCTGACAACCTTTTCAAAGTTAAGCGCCCATCCATAAAACCGAAAAGtggcaattttcaaattttgatgttcgttGACGACAATGACATAGAAAAGTTGTCACACGATTCTGTAGTAGCAAAAGCTATGAATCATGTGGCTGAATCGTTTCACAATTTGTCCCAAGAACCTCCGAAATGGATCATTGTGTCCCTCTCAAAAGGACGCGAGAATGATATAAAGAACCGCCTTGACCCGCATTCCCAGCTTAAAATTGTCTACAAATCATTCAAAGCCTCCGAAGTCATCACTCTTCTGCAGCAATCACATCTTGCCCTTGTTCCTCCATCTTCCATCAACTCCATTAATCTGTCACTCTCTATAATCGCGACCGGAACCCCTCTTCTTGTACCACAATATTCTCCGAGTCATAAGACAGTTATTGAATACTTACCATACCTAGACCAGACAGATTTAGCAGTCGATATGAAGAGTAGCCACACCATCCTCGGTAATAAAATAATAGATGTGGTGAATAATTATCCTGCATTCCTTAAGAGAGCTTCAGAAATGAGGCATAAGCTACACGTAAAGGCCGATGAGGTAGCACGGGACATGAAAGTGATGTTGGCTGAGCTGGTTTGTCAGGGTCAAGGTATCGAGCAGGCAGACCAATCGAAAGTAACTTCTGTTGCACTAG ACAATCGACCAGAAGTGGATGATTCACAAGCAGACGTTACGCCAAATACAAGTCCTGCAATCCTTTCAGCTGATCTTGACTGTCAGGAAAAACCTC GTGAAGCCTCTGCACGAGATGAAAACAACGGATCAAATCAAAGTCAATCTGAAAGTCACCAAGGCAGTAAAAGACGCAAAGTTAAAAGTG ATGGGAATACACAAGGTGGAAAACATGGTCATGAGTCATCTAATATAGTCAACAGTAGAGGCGATGACAATGGATTCCCTCCTGAAAGTAAAAATCAATTTCAACATAGACAAT GTCACATGGTTGTACGTTTGGGTGTCAGAGATGGTGCACCAGAGAATGACAAACCAATATCTGAAATAGAGGCTGACCTATTCAGGCATGCAAGCACTCAGACAAATGTACATGACTATATGGATGGACTTACTAGCATTCATTCCGATATTCGGGGACAAGAAGTTCGGGAAGGAAGTCTAAATTTCATTGTAAGATGTGGTTCATCGGATGCAGCTGATGCCTTGTGGGATGCCTATAGCAGTGGACGGTTAGATAGAATGGCCGATAAAACCTTTCTGTCTATACCAATTCTTGATGATATCGGTGCTAGGATGTTGTCCTTGGAAACATTCATAGATTATCAAGAATACTTGCTGTGCAAACAGGATATCAAAGAGACAG AGGCAGCTACAGGAGCACCAGATGTCACGTTGCTGAGCAATCAAAGAGAAATACTGGACCGTGATGTAAAGCATATCAAAGTAAAGGCCATTACGAAACAGCGTCACAATACGCAGCGGCAGACTGAAAAAAGGCGCGTATACACAACTTTCATCGAGGAAGGTAAAGTCCTCTATGACACCGGGAGTAAAACCTTAGATGAATGGCTCAATCTGAAGGTCCGATCACGACATTCTAGTACAATAAAGCAATTGGAAATACGCCAGAAGCTTGACGCACAGAGGGATGAGCTAGAACGGGAACTGGCATTAATAAAGGAGAAGGCGGACGCACAAAAGCAGAAACTAGGTGGTCAGATTGAGGGGGTTAAGAAGGAAATATCGGTCATGGAAGAGCAGAGCTTGACTACAAAAGAGATGCTATCAACTAAGCTTGATGAACTTACCAGGGAACTTTCACTCTTGGAAGACAGTGATGTGGCTACAAGGAAGACAGTGACTGATCAGATTGGTGACGTGAAGAAGGAGCTGACTTCACACACGGACTGGTTCAACGATGAAATGAAGAGACTAAGTGAGCTGCAAAAGAAGCTGACAGAAGACGTCTCACTTGTCAACGAGAGGATTGCAAAGACTGCAGAAATCGATGAGCTAATACTGAGTCTTAGCCAAATCAATCAAG GTATTGTTCCCAAAGACACAGTCAGAAGATTGTCAAGGCAAGGCAATGGACCAGGAGAAGTCTGGAGGCCATATGGATTGACAATAAACCAGAATGAACAAGTAGTTGTCAGTGACTATGgagatgacgatgatgatgatgagcaGCCTGGCAGTGTGAAGACAGTAACAGCAGACACTGCACAGATCATATCAACAATCACTTTTCATGGCTTGCCAAATATTTTCAGACCAACAGAtgtgaaaatgtctaaaaacaATTTGTATTACATTGCCGACCATGGCAACAAATGCATTCTAGTGTGCGATGCAAAGAGTAGATTGAAACAAATAATAGATATTGGTGACAACTGA